AGAAGCTCTTGCCGATGAAGGGGCAGGAGAACGAGATGAATGGATTCTGAAAACCAATGACCGTTGGCATGGGTTTGGTGACATTGCTGAAGGATTCAATATGTTGGATCCCATCAAAGCAACTGTCATCACTCCTGGTATGAGTGTGGAAGGAGAATTTGCTGACTGGGGAATCCCTGCACTCATTCTCACCAAATACTTAGCAGAACACGGAATCATTGTAGAAAAAACAGGACTCTATAGTTTCTTTATCATGTTTACCATCGGAATTACCAAAGGCCGATGGAACACAATGGTAACCGAATTACAACAGTTCAAAGATGATTATGATTCTAACCAACCACTCTGGCGTGTGATGCCCAAATTCACCACCACACACCCAAAATACGATCGTATTGGACTCCGAGATCTATGCCAGTCTATGCATGAAGTTTATAGAGCCAACAATATCTCTCACCTAACAACGGAAATGTATTTAAGCCCGATGATTCCTGCAATGAAACCATCGGAAGCATTTTCCAAAATGGCGCACCGAGATATTGAACGAGTTCCGATTGATGAGTTGGAAGGTAGGATTACTTCTGTGTTGTTAACACCTTACCCTCCGGGAATTCCACTTCTCATTCCTGGAGAAATATTCAACATGACGATCATTCGTTATTTACAGTTTGCTCGTGAGTTTAACTCAAAGTTTCCTGGATTTGAAACTGACATCCACGGCCTTGTGGAAGAAAAATCAGAATCTGGACACATGACTTACTACGTAGACTGTGTATCTGAATAAAAACGAGAACTCACAATAACAAACTCCAGGTTGTCTTTCTGACTGGAGTTTGTTTGGGCTATGATCAATCATTTTACCAATTTTTAATCTTAGTTGTTTCTACCAGGTGATAAGAATAATTCACAGAAATTTTTTACCTACTCCCATTCAATCATTTTGACTACATCTTTCAAACAATCTTCTCTAGTTCCTTGGTCTTGTTTGATCACGGGAAGCCCGGAATACCATTTTCCATCAGGATACTTTAGATCTACCCAATAGGAAAACAGGGTGGTTTCTCCGTTGTTGTTTTTGATCTCAATGTTGAGTAGTTTTAAATCGGAAACACCTGTCTCTTTATAAAACACTTCTCCATTGCGAGTCCGAATCCGAATTTTTTTGGGAACAACTTCGTAAGTGATTCCTTTTTTTTCTTCGCGTTTTTGTTTGAGTTCCCAAGAGTCTATCCGCACAGAATCAAGTTCGCTTACGTTTAACTTTTTTTTGTAAAGGATTCCCTCTTTGGAATGTTCAAAAGACATCGACTGACTACCGCTAGATGATTCGCCACGGACGGTCCTTCCATCGCAGAGAGTTAAATTGATGACCCTAGGTTCAGTAGAATCTTTGTCCCCACGAGCATTTCTTGGTTCCTTGGATTCTTCCATGGGGACATTGGGAAGGTTTGGTTCTTTTGGCAATCGTGGTTCTCCGAGTACCGGAGAAAAAAATCCGAGGGTCCCTACCCAAAGAAAGAGTCGCAGTCGGATGAAGTTTTCCATATTCTGACCTTTATCCATGGATGCATTTCTTACTGCAACTTTTCAAACCCTCCCCTTGCCAGTTCTTTTACTCGTGATCATAGGCTCCATCCTCGTTTTGGGCAAAGCCGCTGACATACTAGTCGACGAGGCAGTCTCACTTTCCACTCGTTGGGGAGTTCCCAAAATGATCATTGGCGCCACCATCGTGAGTTTAGGTACAACCCTTCCCGAAGTTTCCGTATCGGTGCTTTCTGCACTAGAAGGAAATCCAGGAATTGCTCTTGGAAATGCGGTTGGTTCCATCATCTGCGATACAGGCCTTATTTTGGGAATCGCTATCTTAATTTCACCACCTGACATTGACAAACGACTTGTAAATCGCCAAGGTTGGATCCAAGTCCTTTCTGGATTTTTACTGGTTTTTGCGGCCCTTCCTTGGGCCAACCTAACTTCCGTTTTCTCTACAGGAGGACGTATTGACCAAGGAACTGGATTTGTATTTTTACTACTGCTTGCCGTTTACATTTATTTGAGTATCCGTTGGTCCAGATCCAAACCAGGGGAATTGGAAGCAGGGATTGATGACACAACCGAATATGATTCCGCACCCTTTTGGATTGTATTATTAAAATTAGTGGGAGCCATCACATTTGTGATCCTTTCCTCAAAAGTGTTGATTCCTTCCGTCCAAGAAACGGCCGTTAGACTCTCGATTCCAGACTCCATCATTGGAGCCACACTTGTTGCCTTTGGAACTTCGCTTCCAGAGCTTGTCACTGCCATCCAAGCTTCCAGGCGAGGTCATTCGGAGCTTGCAGTGGGGAACATCATCGGGGCCGATATTTTGAATGTTCTTTTTGTATCAGGTGCTGCAGCTGCCGTTACAAAAAATGGACTCGAAGCCCCTGTTAGTTTTTTTACATTCTACTTCCCTTCAATGTTAATCGTCTTAATTCTTTTCCGCTTGGGAATTGTTTTCTCTAAAGATAAAATCAAACGGCCATTTGGTGTGTTTTTACTATTTATCTATATCCTTGCCACTGCCGCAGGATTTGTTTTTAAAGGGTAAAATTCAAATCCCATCCACCATCTCTTCTCAATGCAGAAGGGATGGTTCTTTTTTTTCTCCATTCTTCGTAGTCTATCTCCAAAACATTCTCTTCTTCTTTTTCAATTTCTGTTTCATAAAACAATCTTTGCGCACCCTGTCGTATCAATAACCTACCTCCCTCGTTATCAAACTGTTTGGGATGATCAAATACATAAATCTCTCGGTTCTGCTCCATGGCACTATAGGCCGTAGAAATCGTGCCGGACTTACGCCCCGACTCCATAATGTACACTTTGTTCGAAAGGCCAGAAATCACACGATTTCGTTTGGGAAAGGTCCATTTCGCAGGTTCTGTTTTTAGTAAAAATTCCGTGAGAATGAGTTGGTTTGGATCTTCTTTGATCCGTTTATAAAGATCTCGGTTCCCTGGAGGGTATTCCATTCCCAAGGTGGTTCCAAGTACTCCGACAACAGGAAGTCCGCACTCCAAAGCAGAAAGGAAGGCTTGTCGATCAATTCCCAGAGCCATACCAGAAACAACCGCCAAATCTTTATTAGTTGATAAAAATCGAACGAGCTCTTTTGTAGCAGAAAGAGAAACAGGGGAAGACTTTCTCGTTCCTACAATGGCAACCAAAGGGGCTTGTAACAAGCCAATATTTCCTATACAGGCAAATACCAAAGGTGGGTCATAAATTTCTTTTAGATTTTTGGGATACTCTGGATCATAAAAACTCACAAGTTTCCAGAGTGGATTCTTCCCTTTTTCCCATTCGATACACTCTTTCAGACATTGGTTCCAAAAATCCTCCTCAAAATAAGTAGGTAGGACTTGATATAGGTCTACAAAGTTAGAAAAGTTACACCAAAGCCTTGTTTTGCGAAGTAGAGAGGAGACGCGAGGATGCCCCAGAATTGAAACGACCACAACTTAAGAGGTCAATTCGATTTGTTTTGGGCCCCTAATTGGTTTAAGTTTTTAATCACATTGCGATAAGAGGAATTTTCTTCCAAAGATTCTCGAATGGTTCCTTTTTCTTTCATCTCTTCCAAAATGGATTTGATACGAGTGTATTCATCATAAGCTAAGTTAGATTTTCCAACTTGGTATAAAAAATTGGCTTTGGCAAACCTAGTTGGGACATTGTAAGGTTCTTTTCGTAAAATTTGATCCAGAAGGGAGAATGCCGTTTCCACTTCATCATACCCACTGGTTAGTTTTCCGTTCCAAACCTCATCCTTCAAAGAAGAATCAAAATACACAAGTGCCAACTGAAAAGGAAACCGAGAATCCTCTTTGTCTAGTTTGGATAACTGTTTGAATAAATTGATGGCCCGACTACGCCGAGTAGGTTCCCAACCCATATCTTTGGAGGCATTGGCATAGGCTACCGCGGTCTCATATAACAACTGTTTATCTAACTTTCCCGATTGGATGGCTTTATCAAAAAATGGTAATGCGGATTCATAAGAATGGATTTCAAACCCACCCTGTTTTGCATTGGGCAAAGATTCCCCAATGGCTTCTTCATAATAACGAGCTCCCAAATCAGCAGAACCAGCACGCATATAGGCCCTTGCAATCTTCCAAGAAAGGGCGGCCGATTGGTTAGATTTTTGAACCATTTTTCGGATGCGTTTATCCATCTCTTCAATTTCCGCCTCTTCCAAGGCCAACTTTTCTTTCCAATTGACAATATCTTTTTCGGAAGCGGGTTCACCACCAATTCGCTTGCGGTATCTGGATTCGGTAAGTGACTTTAGATAGTCACAACCAGTAAAACTAAAGCCAAAGAGGACAAGTAGGATGCCCATTGGCAAGGATACCAAAGAAAACCTGCTGTTTTTTGTGCCCATCAGTTCGATTTTAGTTTCTTTCTTTTGGATGAAAAGAAAAAAATGTGATTATGTCTCATAGTTTTCGCAGGTTGGGGGAAGCCGACCTTTCCCTCCTCCTCCAATGGGAATCTCTCTGTTTCCCCGGAGAGGAATGGACGGAAAAAATGATCCAAACCCATCTGGAATTCCATCTGGCTTTTGGTTGGGGAGATCCGGATACTCGGTGTTATGCTCTCGTCTGCGAGACTCCATGGGAAATTGAAATCTTTCGGATCGCAACACTTCCCAACTATCGAAAGTTAGGTTTGGCAAAAGAACTTCTTTTGGCGCTCTTCCAAGAATTTCCCAAAAAAGAATTTTTTTTGGAAGTTAAGGAATCAAATGAAGCCGCCATTCACCTTTACCAGTCCGTTGGTTTTATAGAATTAGAGAGACGTAAAAAATACTATCCGGACGGATCCACAGCCGTTCTGATGAAAAGGAATCCATCTGAATGAAAAATGCATATATCACTGGCGCATCCCAAGGAATTGGAAAAGAATTTGTTCGAGCACTTGCTAAAGACTACAATGTCTTTTTGATATCACGCACGGAATCCGATTTAAAAAAAGTTATTTTAGAATTAGAACCTAAATCTCGCGGTATAT
Above is a window of Leptospira wolbachii serovar Codice str. CDC DNA encoding:
- a CDS encoding GNAT family N-acetyltransferase, with the translated sequence MSHSFRRLGEADLSLLLQWESLCFPGEEWTEKMIQTHLEFHLAFGWGDPDTRCYALVCETPWEIEIFRIATLPNYRKLGLAKELLLALFQEFPKKEFFLEVKESNEAAIHLYQSVGFIELERRKKYYPDGSTAVLMKRNPSE
- a CDS encoding tetratricopeptide repeat protein: MGTKNSRFSLVSLPMGILLVLFGFSFTGCDYLKSLTESRYRKRIGGEPASEKDIVNWKEKLALEEAEIEEMDKRIRKMVQKSNQSAALSWKIARAYMRAGSADLGARYYEEAIGESLPNAKQGGFEIHSYESALPFFDKAIQSGKLDKQLLYETAVAYANASKDMGWEPTRRSRAINLFKQLSKLDKEDSRFPFQLALVYFDSSLKDEVWNGKLTSGYDEVETAFSLLDQILRKEPYNVPTRFAKANFLYQVGKSNLAYDEYTRIKSILEEMKEKGTIRESLEENSSYRNVIKNLNQLGAQNKSN
- a CDS encoding DNA-processing protein DprA; this translates as MVVSILGHPRVSSLLRKTRLWCNFSNFVDLYQVLPTYFEEDFWNQCLKECIEWEKGKNPLWKLVSFYDPEYPKNLKEIYDPPLVFACIGNIGLLQAPLVAIVGTRKSSPVSLSATKELVRFLSTNKDLAVVSGMALGIDRQAFLSALECGLPVVGVLGTTLGMEYPPGNRDLYKRIKEDPNQLILTEFLLKTEPAKWTFPKRNRVISGLSNKVYIMESGRKSGTISTAYSAMEQNREIYVFDHPKQFDNEGGRLLIRQGAQRLFYETEIEKEEENVLEIDYEEWRKKRTIPSALRRDGGWDLNFTL
- a CDS encoding calcium/sodium antiporter; the protein is MDAFLTATFQTLPLPVLLLVIIGSILVLGKAADILVDEAVSLSTRWGVPKMIIGATIVSLGTTLPEVSVSVLSALEGNPGIALGNAVGSIICDTGLILGIAILISPPDIDKRLVNRQGWIQVLSGFLLVFAALPWANLTSVFSTGGRIDQGTGFVFLLLLAVYIYLSIRWSRSKPGELEAGIDDTTEYDSAPFWIVLLKLVGAITFVILSSKVLIPSVQETAVRLSIPDSIIGATLVAFGTSLPELVTAIQASRRGHSELAVGNIIGADILNVLFVSGAAAAVTKNGLEAPVSFFTFYFPSMLIVLILFRLGIVFSKDKIKRPFGVFLLFIYILATAAGFVFKG